AGTCGAATATTTGCCTAGAAGCAATTAACTATTCCGATGAGGAGGATTCTTGTGCGTCCACGACCATTATCGATTGAAAATCCAGAGCATTACAGGTATGTTAGTCTTGTGCCAGATGGAGATATTATAGAAATACTTAGTAAACAAAGAACTAATACCATTACCCTATTAAGCAGCGTTTCAGAGGAGTCAGCAAGGAAGGCGTACGAACCAGGGAAATGGACTTTAAAAGAAGTGATTGGGCATCTGACCGATTCGGAACGTGTGATGACGTATCGAATACTTGCCATTGCACGAAATGAAAGTGAACCACTCCCAGCAATGGATCAAAATCAATACGTTTCTGCAGCAAACTTCAACAAATTATCCTGGGAGCAGCTACTAGCTGGCTTAGACACGGTACGCACCAACACGTTAAGCCTTATTTCAACCATTGATGATGCAGCGTGGGTTCGAAATGGAACTGTAATGAACAGACCAGTTTCGTTAGGTACCATTGCATATGGCATTGCCGGGCACGAGTTACATCATATGAAAGTGATTAGTGATAAATACTTATAAGTCTCTTTCAATTAATGAAAAAAACTAATTTCACATTTAGGGTGTGTTAGATGAAGAAGCAGCAAAAGAAGGATCTTTTTAGAAGGTCCTTCTTTTGCTGCTAGCCGATAACGGTATATATGTAGACTACATTTACATAAAATTTCAAGCGAAATTGAAGTGGTTCTTGTTCAACTATTCTGCCATTTACTGCAATAAAAAAACGAGCTGCAAGCAACTCGTGATCTTCAACTAAAGCATGCGTTAGTTGCATAGATTGTGTTATTTAGTAGTTCTTTTTCTTATTCGATAACTGCTGTTAAGGTAAATAATAAATTAAGAGTATTTTACGAAATAAAAGGACCTCTCACTTGGTCCTTTTGTTAAGAAATAATGATTTTAATTATTTTTGTTTAAATACAAATGTTTGCATAAGAATAATTTTACATTCTATGGAAAAAAGGCGAATTCTCCCAAATTACAGAAGTCGATATAAGCTGTATAATTAATTAATATTATTAATACAAAGAGAAGAATAACCATTGAAAACAGGAGGATTTATGGATTGGTTCAACTGGTTAATAGGGGGGATATGGAATTTGAGGAAGTAAAACTTAGGGGGAAATAAATATTTAATATTAAATTATAAACAAAATAAATCATAATGATGGAGGAGTAATAGTGCTGAGGAAATTAAGGATAGTCTTATTAATTTTTTCTATTTTTTTGACATATTTTCCGCCTACTCAAGTAACTGCTGCAACAAACGTAAATCAATTATCTATAGGCTCAAGTCTAACAAAGTGGATTCTAGATGACCCTTCAAATACACTCTACTCCATATCATCGACAGATAAGAAATTATTTTTTATCAACTCTTCATCATTGACTATTGATAAAACCTTGACCCTAGAAGGGGCTCCTACAGACATCATAAAAAGTGATGGCAATTTATATGTTGCAATAGATAGTTTAAAACAAATAATTGTTGTGGATATAACGAAGGAAGTCATAACTCAGACATTGAATACAACATCTGATCCATTTCAGATTGTAAAAGATGGAGATATGATTTACTATGCGGAGAACGATCAATGGTGTAATATATACGCTTATAATTTAAAAACAAATTTGGATCAAAAATTGCCAATTAAAACGCTATCTGAACCTGCTTTAGTAATCAATTCAGATAATCACATTTTGTATATTGGAGAATCGGGTTCAACTGGTTCACACTTGATATACTATAGCACAACGGATAATAAAGTTATTGGAACATCAAATTATAAGAATGGTTATGGATTTCCTTTTCCAAGTAGAATTATTCTTTTTGATGGGGTAAATGTGTATTACGCAGGACGTGACTTTAGTCCAAATGATCCCAATCGTTTTAATGGTAACTTTGGTAATAATGACAAAGTAATCTATGTAAACAATAATCTCGTATTCACTAGAACGAGTATTTACAATAAAGATTCACACGTGAAATTAGGAGAATATGGTTATGATTCAGACCTTATAGCCTCATCCCAGAACTCTATATTTATTTACAGCCAAGCTTCGGGACAAATTAAAAAATATGATTCAGATCAAATAAATAGCTCTAACATTATCTCGCTTATTTCTGGGATAGCGAATCAACCTCAAGATACCGCTCTAAGCAAACAAATAAACGATAAAACTAGTCAACTACAAATTCAATCAAAGTTGACTAAATGGGTGTTGGATGAGCCGTCACAAACATTGTATGGTATTTCAAATAATGATAAATCATTGTTATTTATTAATTTACAGACATTAAATTTAGAGAAGGTATTTAATTTTCCGTGCAATCCAACTGATATTATTAAAGACAATGGGAAGCTTTATGTTGCACTTGATGATGCAAATCAAATAGCTGTTGTAGATATGGCCAGTAGGACAAAAGTAGACACGTTATATACCATCAGCGACCCTTATAAGATCGCTAAGGACGGAGATACAATTTATTATGCGGAGAGCAATCAAAACGTTTTTGCCTATAATTTACAAACCAATCTAGATCAAAAAATACAGAAAATGCAGTTTCAACCCTCATTAGCAATTAATACAGACAATCACATTTTATATATTGGAGAATCGGGTTCAGATGGTTCACACTTGATTTACTATAGCACCAAGGATAATAAAGTTATTGGAACATCAAATTATGCCAATGGTTATTGGAATCCAAGTAGGATTATTCTTTTTGATGATGTAAATGTGTACTATGCAGGATTTGCCTTTAGCCTAAGTGATCCATATGTAATTAATGGAAATTACGGAAATTCAGAAAATGTAATTTGTGCAAAAAATGATCTCGTTTTCACTAGCAAAAATTTTTATAATTCAATTTCACATGTGAAATTGGGGCAATATGGTTACATTGCGGATCTTACGGAATTATCACAGAACGCATTATTCATATACAATCAATCGACTGGTCAAATTAATAAATATACTGTAAATGAAAATCAAATAAGCAGTTCTAACATTAGTTCAATTTTTTCTGGAAAAGTATCCGAAGATCTAAATATTACTCTAGGGACACAAGTCGATCAAAATACAAGTATGCTTCATGTTCAATCAAAACTTACAAAATGGGTATTAGATGAACCTTCACATACATTATATGGAATTTCATCTGATGGTAAATCATTATTATTCATTAACTCGCAGACTTTAAATCTAGAGAAAGTAATGACCTTTGATAGCCCGCCTACTGATATTATTAAAGACAATGGGAAGATTTATGTTGCATTAGATGGTTTAAACGAAATTGTTGTTATCGATATGGCTAGTAGGCTGGTTTTAAATACCTTATATACAATGTCTGACCCCTTTCTGTTAGCTAAGGACGGAAATATGATTTATTACACTGAAAAAGATCAATGGTGTAGTATATATGCTTATAATTTACAAACAAATTTGGATCAAAAATTGCCAATTACAGCACAATATGCACCTGCTTTAGCAATCAATTCAGATAATCACATTTTGTATATTGGGGAATCGTATTCAAGTGGTTCACACTTGATATACTATAGCACAACGGATAATAAAGTTATTGGAACATCAAATTATAAGAATGGTTATGGATTTCCTTATCCAAGTAGGAACATTCTTTTTGATGGAATAAACGTGTACTATGCAGGATTTGCTTTCAGTTCAGAAGATCCAAATAAAATGTATAATTCGGAAATTTTAATCTATGCAAAACAAAATTTCTTATTTTCTTCGACTAGTGTTTATGACGAAGGATCGAATACGAAACTAGGAGATTTTAAAAATAAAGTGGATCTAATAGAATCTAATAGTAACAGTTTATATACTTACAATCAGGCAGTAGGCTATGTTGAAAAATATTCGAATAACAGTGGGCAATTAAGCAAGTCTAATATAGGTTCTATTGTTTCAGGGATCCCACATGACATCGATAATGATAATACGAAGGAAACAGCTACACCACTTAATTTTACTACCGCTAATGATGAATTTTATCAATATGTAGCAAATGGAAATGGGAAATTTGAAAACGAAAAAGACGTTGATTATTTCCGTATTACTTTGGATGCTCCTGGAATGATTGAAACTGACATATCTCAATTAAAAGATGCTGGGATTGTGATTGATCTATTTAATAATAAGGGTGAGTTATTAGAGAGCTTAGTAACGGATCGTGGCAATCAAGTTATTCCTATTTTAGATCAAGGATTACCAGCGGGAACCTACTATATTAGACTATCAATTGATAATGGTACTGTTACAAACGCTAAATATCAAATGAAAGTTTTTTACCTTAAAAGTAATTTTGTAGAAAAAGAAGCAAATAATACACTGAAAACGGCTAACCCAATAACTATTGGAAAAGAATATATTGGTTTTTCTGATTTTGACACAGAAGATTATTATAAAATTGTAACTAAAGAAAATGGAAAATTAACTGTTCGAGGGAGCTACTCACCAAATGTAACTTTATACTATATACTTATAAATACTAAAGGCGAGCAAGTTGATGGATGGAAACTTGATCCAAAAGATACGGATGAAACTAAAAATTTGTTTACGGTAGGTGTGAGAGCAGGTACTTATTATTTAGTAGTAAGTCAGGATGATGACACGTATTCAAATGAATATTACGAAACTCAAGTTAATTTTAAGGCAGATCCATTCACTGAACTAGAACATAATGAAACAACAGGTTCTGCAACAACTGTTCTTCTTAAGCGAACTTATAATGGCTTTATTTCATGGAAAAATGATATTGATACATTTAAAGTAAATGTACCTGCAAATGCAAACGTTTCTTTCTCGTTATCGCAAGCTACATCTACTTCATTTAAGGTTGAGGTAGTAAATAATAATAATAGACTAATTAAAACGTTTAATACAAAAACAGGAAAAAGTCCAATGATTTCAATAGGAAATCTGAATCTTGTAAAAGGTACCTATTTTATTAAAGTTAAGTATTTAAATGGAAAATCTGATGAAATATCATATAAATTACAGCTTCAACCCAAAATTTATTGGGGAAAAGTTGAATACAAATCTGGGATCGTTGGTAAAGTAGTGGCAGTCAGTACTTCAAAAGTTTATAAACTAAAGTCAGGCAAACTAATCTACGTAAAGTCTGCTCCAAAAGGATCTGAATTTGCTGTTTACGGTAATGATAAATATGGATATAAGTTGGGTAATGGTTACTATGTGAAGAAAGACAAAACTGTAAAATACTACACAGTACCAAGTCAGATAAAGAGTAATTATGCTGCTGTAAATAAATAAGGAAAAAAAGAGTCCATCTGGTTTTAATTAATGGGCTCAGTTAAAATAGGTCGATATTTAAAATAAATGAAGACTATCTATAATTTGATGGTCTTTATTTATTGCATAATCTGTGTAGATAACCTATTTTCCCGAAATGCGACGTTTTATTTTAATTTTCTTCGTACCTCCATTATGACTTTCCAAAATAGGATATTATTTGTTCGGAAAAATTTATGGAATTCACTAAGAGTACCTTTTTTATTTGGTAAATCCACTAGAAAACTTTATAAAACACAAATGTAATCAAAAAAGGGTGTCAATTAGACACCTTTTCTTTAATTGAGTCAGAGTAGACTTCCATCCACACAGTTTAGAGGCAGGAGCACCATTTCATTTAGTACAAAATACATTGGGACATTCAAATGTAAGTACCACAGGGCGTTATATACACGTTAGACCAAACGAAAGCTCAAGTAAATATATTAAGTTATAAAAAGATTAGGAAATTCCTAGTCTTTTTGTGCGACGGGCAGTCGCATAGGGTGCTGACCTAGTCAGCGCCCTTCAATTATTTTATTTAGACAGAGACGACACTTCGGTGTAACGACTGGATGAAGGATAAAATGATGAATTCCAGATGGTGAAAATCCATCCTCGAGGAGACTGACCTAGCTCGATAAGTCTAATCTAGGGCATTATCGCGAGGTATTGTCTGAAGGAGATGCGGTAAATCGAGAGACCCGTAGACGAAAAGATAGACCCAAATGCAAGAAGTGTGAAGCACGGCGGCGGGATAAGTTGGTGACTCTGCGAAAAGTGAGGAAACCCACTAAAACGGCATTTTCTTTAGAAGTCA
This genomic interval from Gottfriedia acidiceleris contains the following:
- a CDS encoding DinB family protein → MRPRPLSIENPEHYRYVSLVPDGDIIEILSKQRTNTITLLSSVSEESARKAYEPGKWTLKEVIGHLTDSERVMTYRILAIARNESEPLPAMDQNQYVSAANFNKLSWEQLLAGLDTVRTNTLSLISTIDDAAWVRNGTVMNRPVSLGTIAYGIAGHELHHMKVISDKYL
- a CDS encoding YncE family protein, whose amino-acid sequence is MLRKLRIVLLIFSIFLTYFPPTQVTAATNVNQLSIGSSLTKWILDDPSNTLYSISSTDKKLFFINSSSLTIDKTLTLEGAPTDIIKSDGNLYVAIDSLKQIIVVDITKEVITQTLNTTSDPFQIVKDGDMIYYAENDQWCNIYAYNLKTNLDQKLPIKTLSEPALVINSDNHILYIGESGSTGSHLIYYSTTDNKVIGTSNYKNGYGFPFPSRIILFDGVNVYYAGRDFSPNDPNRFNGNFGNNDKVIYVNNNLVFTRTSIYNKDSHVKLGEYGYDSDLIASSQNSIFIYSQASGQIKKYDSDQINSSNIISLISGIANQPQDTALSKQINDKTSQLQIQSKLTKWVLDEPSQTLYGISNNDKSLLFINLQTLNLEKVFNFPCNPTDIIKDNGKLYVALDDANQIAVVDMASRTKVDTLYTISDPYKIAKDGDTIYYAESNQNVFAYNLQTNLDQKIQKMQFQPSLAINTDNHILYIGESGSDGSHLIYYSTKDNKVIGTSNYANGYWNPSRIILFDDVNVYYAGFAFSLSDPYVINGNYGNSENVICAKNDLVFTSKNFYNSISHVKLGQYGYIADLTELSQNALFIYNQSTGQINKYTVNENQISSSNISSIFSGKVSEDLNITLGTQVDQNTSMLHVQSKLTKWVLDEPSHTLYGISSDGKSLLFINSQTLNLEKVMTFDSPPTDIIKDNGKIYVALDGLNEIVVIDMASRLVLNTLYTMSDPFLLAKDGNMIYYTEKDQWCSIYAYNLQTNLDQKLPITAQYAPALAINSDNHILYIGESYSSGSHLIYYSTTDNKVIGTSNYKNGYGFPYPSRNILFDGINVYYAGFAFSSEDPNKMYNSEILIYAKQNFLFSSTSVYDEGSNTKLGDFKNKVDLIESNSNSLYTYNQAVGYVEKYSNNSGQLSKSNIGSIVSGIPHDIDNDNTKETATPLNFTTANDEFYQYVANGNGKFENEKDVDYFRITLDAPGMIETDISQLKDAGIVIDLFNNKGELLESLVTDRGNQVIPILDQGLPAGTYYIRLSIDNGTVTNAKYQMKVFYLKSNFVEKEANNTLKTANPITIGKEYIGFSDFDTEDYYKIVTKENGKLTVRGSYSPNVTLYYILINTKGEQVDGWKLDPKDTDETKNLFTVGVRAGTYYLVVSQDDDTYSNEYYETQVNFKADPFTELEHNETTGSATTVLLKRTYNGFISWKNDIDTFKVNVPANANVSFSLSQATSTSFKVEVVNNNNRLIKTFNTKTGKSPMISIGNLNLVKGTYFIKVKYLNGKSDEISYKLQLQPKIYWGKVEYKSGIVGKVVAVSTSKVYKLKSGKLIYVKSAPKGSEFAVYGNDKYGYKLGNGYYVKKDKTVKYYTVPSQIKSNYAAVNK